One Aegilops tauschii subsp. strangulata cultivar AL8/78 chromosome 7, Aet v6.0, whole genome shotgun sequence genomic window carries:
- the LOC109749648 gene encoding uncharacterized protein: MAPSFGRSISFPLSPARVSRARAAAYHVRSVSLPCHSHPLLSHLATHISAVRAWIAAPSAPSTGLARLDALHAALAELLLLPEARAALESGSNTADCLLDGFLNLADAHGAFQELLLELRAHSAEAQAALRRRDDNRLASAVRSLRRAEKDLARLAASVRVAAKFPTPSASTSAAEVEVSVVLAEAVATAACASAAVFSAVEAVSSAATSKKTTAASSLRALVMRAKASSDEDKEVAALERLEEVEACAAEIESGSDKVFRSILHTRVALLNIQTQTCC; encoded by the coding sequence ATGGCGCCCAGCTTCGGCCGCTCCATCTCCTTCCCGCTCAGCCCGGCGCGCGTCTCCAGGGCCCGCGCCGCGGCCTACCACGTCCGCTCCGTGTCGCTCCCCTGCCACTCCCACCCGCTCCTCTCCCACCTCGCTACCCACATCTCCGCCGTCCGCGCCTGGATCGCCGCCCCCAGCGCGCCCTCCACGGGCCTCGCCCGCCTCGACGCGCTCCACGCCGCGCTCGCCGAGCTCCTGCTCCTCCCCGAGGCCCGCGCCGCGTTAGAAAGCGGGTCCAACACCGCCGACTGCCTCCTCGACGGCTTCCTGAACCTCGCCGACGCCCACGGCGCCTTCCAGGAGTTGCTCCTCGAGCTCCGCGCCCACTCCGCCGAGGCGCAGGCCGCGCTCCGTCGCCGCGACGACAACAGGCTGGCCTCCGCGGTCCGGTCCCTGCGCCGCGCCGAGAAGGACCTGGCCCGCCTCGCCGCCTCCGTGCGCGTGGCGGCCAAGTTCCCCACGCCCTCCGCGTCCACCAGCGCCGCGGAGGTCGAGGTGTCCGTGGTGCTCGCCGAGGCCGTGGCCACCGCGGCGTGCGCGTCCGCCGCCGTGTTCTCGGCCGTCGAGGCCGTGTCCTCGGCCGCCACCTCCAAGAAGACCACCGCGGCGTCCTCGCTCAGGGCCCTCGTCATGCGGGCCAAGGCCTCCTCCGACGAGGACAAGGAGGTGGCCGCCCTGGAGCggctggaggaggtcgaggcGTGCGCCGCCGAGATCGAGAGCGGCAGCGACAAGGTGTTCCGCAGCATCCTGCACACCAGGGTCGCCCTCCTCAACATCCAGACCCAGACCTGCTGCTGA